In one Bactrocera tryoni isolate S06 chromosome 5, CSIRO_BtryS06_freeze2, whole genome shotgun sequence genomic region, the following are encoded:
- the LOC120778268 gene encoding collagen alpha-1(XIII) chain-like: MHITTCALSALILLVAIALPTTIGKRRLSSADNLNEQRALLGGRQQPIVYSQPQCVCAPGPPGPIGPPGQTGLQGNRGDKGDEGLPGPAGPPGPTGQRGLPGRPGIPGPIGPPGRRGRRGFPGERGPAGPTGPTGPTGPTGPAAAAAGRSLDTRTGDLHAALPDYDIHVGEEDEDIDDDEDEEYFDERKRK, encoded by the exons ATGCATATCACAACTTGTGCACTCAGCG CCTTAATTCTTCTGGTTGCGATCGCCTTACCCACTACCATAGGTAAGCGACGCTTAAGTTCAGCAGACAACCTTAATGAGCAACGTGCTCTTCTTGGCGGCCGTCAACAGCCAATAGTGTACTCTCAACCTCAGTGCGTTTGTGCACCTGGACCGCCGGGTCCAATCGGACCACCAGGGCAGACGGGATTGCAAGGTAATCGTGGTGACAAGGGAGACGAAGGCTTACCTGGACCGGCAGGACCGCCGGGACCAACTGGACAGCGAGGCTTGCCCGGTAGGCCAGGTATTCCCGGTCCGATTGGACCGCCTGGTCGTCGCGGCAGACGTGGTTTCCCTGGCGAACGAGGACCAGCCGGACCAACTGGTCCAACGGGACCCACAGGACCAACCGGACCTGCTGCAGCAGCCGCTGGTCGTTCGTTGGATACACGTACAGGGGATCTACATGCAGCTTTGCCGGATTATGATATACACGTCGGAGAAGAGGACGAGGATATTGATGACGATGAAGATGAAGAGTATTTTGATGAGAGAAAACGAAAGTga
- the LOC120778387 gene encoding acetylcholinesterase collagenic tail peptide-like yields the protein FVHLLSFVGFIALAAANFVTQVGPPGPPGPPGLPGPQGPKGEKGERGSEGRSGLVGPPGSPGRRGHTGSPGPVGPPGAPGLRGPRGYVGERGPEGPTGPTGPTGPTGT from the coding sequence tttgttcatttattaTCTTTCGTAGGATTCATCGCTTTGGCTGCTGCCAATTTCGTTACACAAGTCGGTCCACCAGGCCCGCCAGGTCCGCCGGGCTTACCCGGTCCCCAAGGACCAAAAGGTGAAAAGGGTGAGCGTGGTTCAGAAGGACGTTCTGGTTTGGTCGGTCCGCCAGGATCACCTGGTCGACGTGGTCACACAGGCAGCCCGGGTCCAGTAGGTCCACCAGGTGCACCAGGTTTACGTGGCCCGCGCGGTTATGTTGGTGAGCGTGGTCCTGAGGGCCCAACCGGACCGACAGGACCCACAGGTCCAACTGgaacataa